CATGAAGTTGGGATGGCTGACAACATAAATGCCAGCTCTTGGCTACTGAATCCTGACTCGAtgtcccctcctccttccccctcACATTCATTCACTTGTTCAATTTCTGGCCAGTTTTTACTGCATTCTCCCTGCTGATTttcaacaaaagataaaaaaaaaaaaggaatgtgcAAAGAAGGGAAATCACTGCTAATAGAGGATCCTTAAAAGTAGAAATGAGATGAACTGATTGCATATTGGTGCATAAAGATTGGAGATTTGTTGCAGCACCGTGATTACAGATGAGTCAAACCGTGCAGAACAACCCAAGTCAGATGACAAACTAATAAATGTCACATGCTAAAAAGTCTAACAGAAGTGCGAATAAAGATGATCGGACCATTACTCAGTTGCTCTTTCAAtcaattgtattatttattcgCATTTTGTATTTGTCTGGCCACTAGGGGAAGCGTAAcaatctgtaaacacaacattgatatATTAACTTCTTATAAAGTTGACACTCAGCATGTTAGCGGCATTAAAAATTGATAAATTACACATCTagcagatatggagcaacactaacatttattttggaTTAGTGTTTCTGGCCACTTGATGAATCCAAGTCCAACATTAACTCTCCTTTTACCTCACTCAACCCACTCCTGAGGATGTTTTAGCAACTAAATGCTCcagtatgttcaccagctagtcactaactttgtctgtctgccatttggtgctgggcaagTAGCATACAAACAACACTATACACTATACAACACACTATAAACActctgtaaaaccaaaacaatgagctgaaagagggtAAATTGTTCTATAGCACTATGGGGAGCTGCAGAGCTGGGCAGATTTGTCACTACGAGCAACAACTTTCACATTACGGGTAGTGATTTGACCCGATGttcatatgaaaatattgattaaggAAGCTTAAAGTTTatagaaacaaacagcaaaatcGGTATCACTGTTCATATATCTATAAAGGTTCAGCTCATGTActtcaaatgtttattttttaatgtcatcaGTCTGACAATAAGCTGTATTTTATTCATCACTCACCACTCAACAACTCAGCGTTCACTCAGTTTGACATGCTCGTCCAACCAAAGTCATTTTTATCAAATAATGAGCAGAACTGTTACATTTGTTGAGCCGAGGACCACAATTTGTGTGTAGAGTGATTAGCTGAGGGTCGCAATTTTGCAAACGGCACACTGGCCACTAAATGATAATTTGCCCCGACCAACTGAAAATCCTctaattcaaaataaaaaataattgaaactcTGTGAAACTGCTCGGACAGTGCTAACATACATGGAGGAACCTGCAGCCAGTTAAACCTTGTATCTGGTGACAGGAATGTTAATGAGGAGTGAATCAagagacgttttttttttctttttttcttttttttttttttttaccaaagaGAAAGTGTGCTCCAAGGGAGTTTTGTATTCGCTGAAATATGTGTGTGATCATGTGTTATCACCCTGTGTGAAGATGTTCCATGTGTAACATCCTCATCCAGTGTGATACCTGAATATCTAGTGAAATCGCAGCATGAGCTCACTGTGAAAGCTGTCCGTGTTTAAACCCAAAGTACAAACAAAGTATTGCAGTGCCTTTGATCCAGAAGGACCTTGCGTTCTGTCTCCCCTCGGTCCTGTGCGGTCAAGGAGGCAGAGAAGTGGCTCGGAGGGACAGGCTGCATTAAGAGAAACACAAGAAGGAAGAAGCCCCATTCTCTCACTCCATCACACGTCTCATCACTTTAGTGATCTGGCTGGGGCCTAAAGTGACTTTGCTGTGATGTGACCAGGACAAACCGAGTGTGATGCCATGACGGCTCTGCTTAGCgtgtgaacgtgtgtgtttttagttcttgcatgtgtttgtgtatttaggGGCAGGAGctagatgtgtgtatgtgtgtgttttgagggGAAGGGGGCTCttgattgtgtgtatgtgagggaaagggtgagggggggggtggCTAAGGAGGACAGTCACTTTTGATTTTGCCTCAGAAGGGTGACAGGGACTTGGAGCTCTGGTGGCACGCTTTACAGAAACAATCGTCTCTGACCACATATAAGCACGCACAGACTGTCAGCCTGCCTCCTGATGactttttccttgttttttttttttcacggtGAAATTTCATAGAAGGCTGAAAAGCTTTTTTCTATTCTGTGACATTCTGAAAGCAGGCTTTAGTTTCTGTAGCCTTGGTGAGACTGCTAATGCTTTGGGTGAAACACAAAAGTCGCTGCCTCTCTCTTTAGTTGATTGCATGACAAGTTCATTTTACCTTTCTCTCCCATCTTGTGCCAAGTGGATAttcgaggaaaaaaaaagtgctttaaatCAAGGTCTCTGTACTCACGTGATAGCGGGAGAGGGTTTTGGTCTTGTTAATGGTCAAAGCTCATGGGGATAAGATTGAATAGCTTTCTGAGgaaatgaaaagtcagaatAAACACCAGAGAGGTATTTATGGGTGTTTACGTACTGTAGTAGGGGTAGCATTGGGATTGGTTCCTCTGGAAAAGGGGTCTCTGACTGGAGGGAATTGACATGCTGAAATTAAACAAGCCAATTAGACAAGCAAAGAGTTTAGAGGTCAGAGCGCACTCCATTAAAGTTCCACTTCCCTGCCTAGCTACTAACTCAGTATGTCTCTGAGTCTGTTGAAGCAATAAATCTGATTAgacctctccctctcctctttctctctctcgttctctcagTCCTGCTGTTGTCTTACCCTCCACTGATcgttgtttttgttaaatttgaGGCACCATTTAACATGTCTTTGGGTGCAATCCTAGCCACACATCCACACCATAAGCTCACACTTGCATTCTTACTGAAAACTGTTTATACTCCCTTAGAAACATAGCCTCCTGTATCAGAGTGCAGAACCTAACTGACATTATCATTAGCTTCTTGCATTACCACACAGAATGAGAAGTTGGACTAATGAACTTGAGTCTCAGTTACCGGACTTACTCTCTAAATTGCATTAAAGAGTctaacagtaaaaaacaaaagagacaagACACAATATCCTCTCACTTATctctagtggtatctagccatgcagataggCCTGGTTTTATTTGTCTAGGTTTTGAGATATCCCTTTGTGAGATTAGAGCTGAATTTTGTTTGGAGCTACTATCTACTGAATAAATAGTCCCTACGTTGACAGCCTGCTCTGTGAATTATCCAAAGTAACATGAacattgtttttggaaagaGACATatctgtttaattttttttatcaatactTTGAGCACCAAAAGTTAAAATCCATTCTTGTACTTGAGTGGAAGCATAAATCTCAAAGACTGATATCTCAAAACGATAGCAAAACTATTTGTTTGGCGTGATAACACCAGGGGTAAGTGAGAAATTCTGCTTTTTTGCAGTTTGAGTgaactgaaacttttttttttttttaccagttcTGTGGCTGTCATTAGTGTATTGCTTGTTCGCTTGAGGGCTTGTCAGTTTTAAACTTATTAATACCGCGACTGTGGCAATGGCGAGAGAGATGGAAACTGAGAGGTGGAGGAACATGAATGTAACACTTAAGCAACAACAGTCTTATTCCAGCCGTTGATTTGGTATAGCTGGCTTTCTTTCACTGCTTCCTCTGAGCGACCAATACTGAAGATACGCGTTTCAGAGATGGGGGCTGCTGACCGGTGTGTGTTGTACGGTGACCCATCCACATTGACTGGAAAAAAGAACGAATAGCAGAGTATTAAGGTATTTCTCTGTGAATAAAtgactttttctgtgttttatgtggCTCTGGGAGAGAACCTATAGACTGGGCTATACAATTGAATGTGCCAGTGGCCctgaaagaagaagagcagaaagtggaggaggagagcagcTATGTCTTTAAAGCAGCTCGGTTTGTCTCCAAAGGTGAGAGGGGAAGACTCTCAATACTTCCATCAGGGCAACACAGAAAGGGAAGAATATCTCAAGGTTAGACCATCAATAGATTTTTCTAAGAAATGTGTGAGCCGGAGGATAAAAAACGCTTGCGTCAAAACTTGCCTTGTGAGACTCTGAGGGACACTGTTATTCTGCATTCACATCCAAGTTTCTTGCTCCTCACAATTCTTTTATTTCTATGGCTTAAAGAAATGCCAATCAAAGTGAAAGGTTGTGAGCCAGCCATGCATTGATCAGACCCTCTTAATATCTTTCTTGGAGAAAGGGAGGTTTCAGCAGTTGTCACCGTCACTCCATCCGCTCATCCACTGCTGTTCATAGGTGGTGTGTTTGTCCAAGTGGACGTGGGAGACACTCTGGATTTATCTGATCTTACAAGCCATCAGGTTGAGCAGAGCTTTGCTAAACATGACCTGAAGTGTGCCGGCCCCCAAGCAAACGCTGCTGTCACCTTGGCCAACCCGAGCTGTCATCTCTCAGAATGGCCCATGAGAGCTGACAGCTGTGGCGTTCCCAAAACAAATCACTGCTGCGTTTGGTAACACTCTGCGTCCTCGCGATTTAGCCCTCACTGAGACGAGAGCGGGAGCGGCGGCTGCTAATGCTCCGGCTAATGCACTTGcctgagcatgtgtgtgtgtgtgtgtgttcatcttcttcttctgtgagtgtgtgtgtgcgtgtttgtgtttgctagGGCTTATGCggtttctctttgttttcccGCCACCTCGTTGAATGGTTCAACATAGCGATGTGCTCCCTTTGtctccctctgctctccctTCTCTGTGGCCTTCACCTGCATCCCTTTCTGTTGTGCGCGAGAGTAAAATGCCTCTCGTACATATTTCGTCTAACCTGTACACTGGAAAATACACAGGTGATAATGTTTTATCTGTGCTCAAGGAAAAATTCACTTACATCTTAGATCAATTTTTGTGAGATGAACCAGGAGCAGAGAAGCTTTATGGGCTGATAGATTGTAAAAATTCAGATCTTGAGCTGttctgtggctttttttttttgtaagagtAACAATAAAATATGCCAGCGTCCCTCGAACATCACCATGAATGCTATCAATGAATACAGAAAGTTGGATCCTCATTCACTGACAGCTGAGCAGCTCCACAAATTGTCATTAAGGATCTATTCTCTGTAGTTTTCAGAAAAACTTTGTGTTCACAACCTAGACTGAACTGTGCAAGATCAGAAACACTGAGGTGAAGGTTCAAGAGTGAATTTTCATCTTAACTAGACAGTTGATTGAAGGTTCACAGTCGAAaagtgagataaaaaaaaaaaataacaaggATCAACTGAGGCTGTGTTTATTGATAAATTTAATGGTAAAGTGATCTGTACTAATTGaggtgtttttctcattttcaacaGTTTTGTGACAGTGTTACGCTTtataactgacatttttaatgagcttacacacactctctctctctccctcacacacacacacacccccgcACACGCACATACAAATGAACCTGTCAGACACGGTTTAAACACAGAGATTTTTGACTATTTATTACTGGGGCTGTTTTTAGACATCAAACTACAGCAGTTGAGATGTGGTTTCTATTgatgtcattgtttttatgtcacaTTCATTACTGAGATATCCTTACCCTGGCTTGTCTTTTAGTTAAATTTATTTCCCCCCCCTTACATTAAAATCAAACCGATATTCTAAGCAAAGGGGTTTGAATATAGTTACTGATATcaaccatatactgtatgtggacTTACAGTagaaatatttgaatatgttgCCAAGATGATTTTGATTTCTTTCCTTGAAACTTACAAAACTACTCGATTTCGTTGGTTAtcctgtttgtgtctttatcTTTCTGTCACTCTTGGTCTTTGTGAAATTGTAAAATTGTTTTATGGTACATTACAGCATTTTGATACATTGCATCTTAGATTAATTTCTTGCGTGTCTGCTTTCATTTCCCAGCAGACGATTTGAGGAGAGGCTTTTGTTCAGCTACACAGATGAACAACAGGAAGGAGGACATGGAGATCTCCTCTCACTACCGTCAGCTCCTCAGAGAGCTCAATGAGCAGAGGCAGCACGGCATCCTCTGCGACGCCTGTGTCATTGTGGACGGAAAGATCTTCAAGGCCCATAAGAATGTCCTCCTGGGCTCCTCACGCTACTTCAAGACTCTTTACTGCCAGGTAAGGGACTGCGGGTCATGGAGTCTGTGAAGTACTTGTTACTCTCTTAGATCATAGTagttgtgttctgtgtgttttccagctgaTAAAGCAGTCTGAGAAGTTGTATTTTACTTATATCctgcatgaaataaataaacaagaaaactgaCATGAACACTGGTTCTCCTCACCCTTCAGGTTAAAAAAGGGGCAGAGCCACACCACCAGACTACTGTCACTCACCTGGACATTGTCACAGCGACAGGCTTCAAAGCCATCCTGGACTTCATGTACTCTGCGCACCTCGCTCTCACCAGTAAGAACGTGATCGAGGTCATGTCAGCCGCCAGCTACCTGCAGATGACAGACATTGTCCAGGCCTGCCACAGCTTCATCAAGGCTGCGCTAGACATCAGCATCCGCTCTGAGATGGCTGACGAACTGGCCGACTTTGAAATGGGAGCTGTCGCTGCTGCCAGCATAGGGGGaggtgcaggtggaggtggaggaggagtaGGTATAGCAGGAGCAGGGGGTGTAGCCGGAGCGGgtttaggaggaggaggaggaggagggatagTGGGCATGGCTTCTGAGGCCCTGGCCTCCATCATGTCTGGTCGCAGCACCTCCCCTTGGCTGGCACGCCGCACGAGCCCGGCCAACTCTTCTGGGGACTCAGCCATCGCCAGCTGCCACGAGGGAGGCAGCACGTATGGCAAGGAGGACCAAGAACCCCCCAAGAGCCATGAGAGCCAGGAGGAAGCCTGTCACGACTCCCAGCCCGCCTGGCCGCACGACTACAGGCCTGTCACCGTCAAAGAGGAACAGGTGTcccctgcctcctcctctcatccccGGGACAATCCCAGGGGGGCAGCCCAGAGCCAGGGGGAGCAAGGGGCAGGGGGAGCTGGTGCAGGAGCTGGAGAGGGGCCCTGGCAACCCCTATCAGGGTCAGGGCGAAGGAAGAACAGGAAGAACAAGGACACGGTCAGACATATTACCCAGCAGGCTGAGAGGAACTGGGACAGAGAGCGggacagggagagagacagggacaGTAGGCCTGGATCTCCTCTGCCCTCCATGCTGGCTGTGGCTGGATGGAACTACAACGGACAGGAAATCCCAGGTAAGGCTGAAAAACCTGCTTCTTACAGTGTTTACTGTCTCCAGTGCTACTGCATGTTTTTCCCTGCGATACAGAGATTTATGTTTTCAGACTAATTGGGCAAAACTGACTGTTTGCAGTAGTTTCAGGTCAATGGTGAAAAGCAAGCCACGAGTTTTGTAGTGGATTTGTTATTTAGATCATTAGTTCAGTGTCACAATAGGAGGTGGATTTAACTTGGACCTCTCTAAACTGGAAGGATGAACAGAGGCCAAAAGAAAGCAGACTTACACTTCCATCATGGAAAGGACTTTGTGGTGCTGCTTTGATGACTTTAGTGTTTCCCAGACTTGCTGCAGTTTTGTAATGTTGCCTTCTTTGGTTATCCAGTTATGTAATTAGTGAATGACTGGTAAGATAACAAGATTAAGTTGGATAATTAAGTGAGTGCGTCGCCTCAACACCTAACTACAGTAGAACCTAATCTAATGTGCTTTTCCTTTAAGACACCTTCTAACTGATAGAGCAGCAGCTATGTGGAAGCAATCAAACTGCTGTGTGGACTTATTGAACTCAAGTTCAACAGAGGGTACATGACACTTTACAGTCCATGTGTGCTTTATATTCTGAATTGCGCTTTCATATTTCCATGCGTGTCAGCCATCCGCACAGTTTACTAGCATAAAATGACCTATTTCCTCCTCCAGGGTTGAGATTAGCGAGCTTCTACACTAACGTGTTGGGCCTAAGATGATTATCTCAAATCTTGGAGGTGTGAGGTGAAGCCTGGGTAAATGCAGATGGATAATACAATCCTCTTCTTACTGCAGTTTATGTaacatacacacccacataaACAAGcgaacacatgcacaaacacactcaagcacacatatttattttgagaATGTTTCTCTTGATCCTCAGCCTTGCAGAATAGTTTAGTGAATTCCTTTACACTAAAACTAATGCATAAAAAACACTTacctggctgtgtgtgtgtttgtgtgtatatatgtgtatgtctgtgtgtgtgtgcgcgcttcTGTGTGTGCGCTGTGGGGCCCAGGGCGTCGATAGGTAGATCATTAAAAGTAAGAGAAGCTAATCCTGGGCGCATTAAGGGAGTTGGCTGTGAAATGGGCACACGCGTCGCGCAGCGAAAGAAAACAGGATAATTGAATTGACCTGGGTCACTGCACGGATTACCAGCGCGTCCTCGCCATCCCAggctcctccccctctctctgggGTTTAGGGAAGGACCTCTGGAAAGGGcgagaggagggaaaagggagAGGTGGTGAAGAAAGAGTGGCGGATGAGGGGggtaatgagagagagacaaaaaaacagagacaaaaaaagaaaggcagCGTGTGCGGAGAGGACGGAGCATCCATAAAGGCTTCTGAGGGTTTGTCCGCTTGGCTGTTAAGTGTCCCAAGTCCCAAATTTTGTGACCTGCCATTAGACCAAGTATAGTATATCTTGTCTTGAGCTTCAGAatcacacatacatgcatagcCACATACACCCACAAAATAAATGGCACCATTGAGCCTGCTCCATGGTTCTGTACTGTGGCACAAGGTAGAGTTTAAGTCTGGCTGTGGTAAGGCAGCCATTACCAAGAGATGTGTTTTCTCACCTAAAGGTGAGAAAGTCTAGTGTTGCTACCGTTATAGACTCACCTGATGTtagccaaaaaaacaaccatttaTCCCCATTCTTAACTGGGTTTCGAGACTGGGCTCAGAATGGCAGAGAGTGGGGGAAGGAGGAAATGCCAGTCGCTGTGAGATTATCAACTATTTGGGTCTCCTTCAGAGGGCGGACCTTGCCATTTAGCAGTAAAATATCTTGTTACCAGTTGGCTAACATGACGTTTAAGAGTGGTAGTGTATGACAGTGaggatatttttcactattgtgTGTTGAATCAGTCTGCACGAGGTGGTTTCTGTGTGCTTAGGGAAGGTTTGGGGGATTGCTGAACAGGTTTAGTGAGGTCATTGTTGGTCTGGGAGCTCATAGAGGCGGTATGGGGGGTggtgtgatgttttgtttgtgggAGTGCTCTTGTTCATGTACCATGGGAGGCCCATAAATCCTTATAATGAAAATcctttgtttttactttgatcAAGGGAGGGTAAAAATACACAGGATCTATAAGGGCTTATGAGAGTTTGTCCACTTAAGTCGTAAGACTCCTTAAGTCCAGGATTTTGTCACCTGCAGTAGAAGATCCAAATCAGTTGTATGGGCATATGGAAGGGCCAGGGAATTAGAAAGTGATGTACAGTCTATTTAAAGTTCCTAATTACAACATTTCGCAAC
This window of the Thunnus albacares chromosome 5, fThuAlb1.1, whole genome shotgun sequence genome carries:
- the zbtb46 gene encoding zinc finger and BTB domain-containing protein 46 isoform X3, with the protein product MRAWLTCTSKCSLQPADDLRRGFCSATQMNNRKEDMEISSHYRQLLRELNEQRQHGILCDACVIVDGKIFKAHKNVLLGSSRYFKTLYCQVKKGAEPHHQTTVTHLDIVTATGFKAILDFMYSAHLALTSKNVIEVMSAASYLQMTDIVQACHSFIKAALDISIRSEMADELADFEMGAVAAASIGGGAGGGGGGVGIAGAGGVAGAGLGGGGGGGIVGMASEALASIMSGRSTSPWLARRTSPANSSGDSAIASCHEGGSTYGKEDQEPPKSHESQEEACHDSQPAWPHDYRPVTVKEEQVSPASSSHPRDNPRGAAQSQGEQGAGGAGAGAGEGPWQPLSGSGRRKNRKNKDTVRHITQQAERNWDRERDRERDRDSRPGSPLPSMLAVAGWNYNGQEIPGADVTEPNSSDSRGERLDFFLKQEEALATEPGFLGPNESEEAGRGAGGGTISSVANLKAALMSKNSLLSLRAEMMGDDNPLLYEYLPKGGHSLSLNDFTVIRKKFKCPYCSFSAMHQCILKRHMRSHTGERPYPCEICGKKFTRREHMKRHTLVHSKDKKYVCKVCSRVFMSAASVGIKHGSRRHGVCADCSGRGMAALLDHNGEVGGDISPEEELYPGDRFHDDQAECDGDGEGEEEMMVEGDGEMMGEGEEEGGKWKDSGITTEAHRALDNEKEESDSSAQEGEQQNGSEKDFAWIS